From Poecile atricapillus isolate bPoeAtr1 chromosome 13, bPoeAtr1.hap1, whole genome shotgun sequence, one genomic window encodes:
- the HK3 gene encoding hexokinase-3 isoform X1, giving the protein MTVMGQSCLLHDRRGSVKILHRDESMDPLMSMEVDTRVSVSPLSQRRDSSLTTPIQRALRSFSIPLERLHVMKGHMMQDMCKGLSRQTHAQAKVRMLPTYICATPNGTEKGNFLVVELCQNQIRTLLVTLYGDGNMSPQMMYKIFDMPQGIMQGEGEALFDFIAQCVSQFLTETISPDAAQSEERQSLPLGFVFPFSCRQTQLDKAELLSWSKGFSCSGVVGKDVVQLLQAAINKQELCHVDVVALMNDTVGTMMTCSTEGRPCEIAMVADKGSNCCFMAEAHLVETTDETSGRMCVNTEWGCFGDDGTLNDIFTPYDESVDEESNNPGEKRFEKMVGSLYLGEIIRHALIALSAEKAVFTGTDVGVLKEKGVFTMQHVLEIVNNEGGMTAVKRVLEVLGLQPSERDCGRVQQICRAVVGRAATLHATGLSAILSYMCQTREMEMLPVNVGLEGELCTGYFRFEEILMNVSKLLAPECMPTFLASRDGSGRGAAMVTAVALRLAAQRREVDEVLAPLRLSHADLQKVQALMREEMERGLCKETNASASVRMLPTYVSHTPDGTEQGDFLALDLGGTNFRVLVVRVTEEGISMASEIYVIPVAIMQGTGNELFDHIIDCIMDFQMKQNLVTERLPLGFTFSFPCQQVGLDKALLLTWTKGFSASGCVGQDVVQLLRDAAQRKQHLGMQVVALVNDTVGTMMACGYDDPKCEIGLIVGTGTNACYMEEMKNVGTVEGDQGRMCINMEWGAFGDNGCLDHIFTHFDRVVDETTINPGKQRFEKLISGMYLGEIVRQILLVMTEKQLLFQGKPSPKLQTKDIFQTKFLSTIELNGLALRQIRAILTELELDASFEDSVLMREVCQAVSLRAAQLCAAGLAAVVEKMRENRGLEQLSVTVGVDGTLYKLHPCFSQNLQKTLKDLAPNCNVSFLLSEDGSGKGAALVAAVASRNANAME; this is encoded by the exons ATGACCGTGAtggggcagagctgcctcctccACGACCGCAGAGGCAGTGTGAAGATACTGCACAGGGACGAAAGTATGGACCCGTTAATGAGCATGGAGGTAGACAccag GGTCTCAGTGAGCCCTCTGAGCCAGCGCCGTGATAGTTCCCTCACCACACCG ATACAACGAGCCCTGCGATCATTCAGCATTCCACTGGAGAGGCTGCACGTCATGAAGGGCCACATGATGCAGGACATGTGCAAGGGGCTGAGCCGTCAGACACATGCACAGGCCAAAGTGCGGATGCTGCCCACCTACATCTGCGCCACTCCCAATGGCACTG AGAAGGGAAACTTTCTGGTGGTGGAGCTGTGCCAGAACCAGATTCGGACCCTGTTGGTGACCCTCTACGGAGATGGAAACATGAGCCCCCAGATGATGTACAAGATCTTTGACATGCCACAGGGCATCATGCAGGGCGAGGGGGAAGCG CTCTTTGACTTCATTGCACAATGTGTGTCCCAGTTCCTGACCGAGACCATCAGCCCTGATGCCGCTCAATCTGAGGAACGCCAAAGCCTCCCCTTGGGCTTTGTGTTCCCCTTCAGCTGCCGGCAGACACAGCTGGACAAG GCAGAACTCCTTTCCTGGTCcaagggcttcagctgcagtggTGTGGTGGGGAAGGAcgtggtgcagctgctgcaggcagccatCAATAAGCAGGAG CTCTGCCACGTAGACGTTGTTGCCCTGATGAATGACACTGTGGGCACCATGATgacctgcagcacagaggggagACCCTGTGAGATCGCCATGGTTGCAG ACAAGGGCTCCAACTGTTGCTTCATGGCTGAGGCACACCTGGTGGAAACAACAGACGAGACCAGCGGGAGGATGTGTGTCAACACTGAGTGGGGCTGCTTTGGGGATGATGGCACCCTGAATGACATCTTCACACCCTATGATGAAAGCGTGGATGAGGAATCTAACAACCCTGGGGAGAAGAG GTTTGAGAAGATGGTGGGCAGCCTGTACCTGGGGGAGATTATCCGGCACGCACTGATTGCCCTGAGTGCTGAGAAAGCTGTCTTCACTGGGACTGATGTTGGTGTCCTAAAGGAAAAGGGAGTGTTCACAATGCAGCATGTTCTGGAGATCGTCAA CAACGAGGGGGGCATGACTGCCGTGAAGAGGGTTCTGGAGgttctggggctgcagccaagcGAGCGAGACTGCGGCCGGGTGCAGCAGATCTGCCGGGCAGTGGTGGGGCGTGCTGCCACACTCCACGCCACCGGGCTGTCTGCCATCCTCAGCTACATGTGCCAGACCCGGGAGATGGAGATGCTGCCGGTCAACGTAGGGTTAGAAGGAGAATTGTGCACAGGCTACTTCAG GTTTGAGGAGATCCTGATGAATGTGTCAAAGCTACTGGCTCCTGAGTGCATGCCTACCTTCCTGGCCTCGAGAGATGGCTCTGGGCGGGGGGCAGCCATGGTGACAGCAGTGGCTTTGCGCCTGGCAGCCCAGCGCCGTGAGGTGGACGAGGTGCTGGCCCCACTACGGCTCAGTCACGCTGACCTGCAGAAAGTCCAAGCACTGATGAGGGAGGAGATGGAGCGGGGCCTGTGTAAGGAGACCAATGCCAGTGCCTCTGTCCGCATGCTGCCCACCTACGTTTCTCACACACCCGATGGCACTG AGCAAGGCGACTTTCTGGCGCTGGACCTGGGGGGGACCAATTTCCGTGTGCTGGTGGTGCGTGTGACAGAGGAGGGCATCAGCATGGCCAGCGAGATCTATGTCATCCCTGTTGCCATTATGCAGGGCACCGGCAACGAG CTCTTTGACCACATCATTGACTGCATCATGGACTTCCAGATGAAGCAGAACCTGGTGACAGAGAGGCTGCCTCTCGGCTTcaccttctcctttccctgccaACAAGTGGGCCTGGATAAG gcactgctgctgacCTGGACCAAAGGCTTCAGCGCCTCAGGCTGTGTGGGACAGGACGTTGTCCAGCTGCTGCGGGACGCTGCCCAGCGCAAACAG CACTTAGGGATGCAGGTGGTGGCTCTGGTCAACGACACGGTGGGAACCATGATGGCCTGTGGTTATGATGACCCCAAATGTGAAATTGGCCTCATTGTGG ggacagggaccaACGCCTGTTACATGGAGGAGATGAAGAACGTGGGCACTGTGGAGGGGGACCAGGGCCGCATGTGCATCAACATGGAGTGGGGGGCCTTTGGGGACAACGGCTGCCTAGACCACATCTTCACCCACTTCGACAGGGTGGTGGACGAAACCACCATCAACCCAGGCAAGCAGAG GTTTGAGAAGCTCATCAGTGGCATGTACCTGGGCGAGATCGTGCGTCAGATCCTGTTGGTAATGACAGAGAAACAGCTCTTGTTCCAAGGCAAACCCTCCCCCAAGCTCCAGACCAAGGACATCTTCCAGACCAAGTTCCTCTCTACCATCGAGCT CAACGGGCTGGCCCTGCGGCAGATACGGGCCATCCTGACCGAACTGGAGCTCGATGCCAGCTTTGAGGACAGCGTGCTGATGCGGGAGGTGTGCCAGGCCGTGTCCCTGCGggcagcccagctctgtgctgctggcttggctgcTGTGGTGGAGAAGATGCGGGAGAATCGGGGCCTGGAACAGCTGTCTGTCACTGTTGGGGTGGATGGCACCTTGTACAAGCTGCACCCATG CTTCTCCCAAAACCTCCAGAAGACACTGAAGGACCTGGCGCCCAACTGCAACGTGTCCTTCCTGCTATCAGAGGATGGCTCGGGGAAAGGGGCCGCGCTTGTGGCAGCTGTGGCCAGTCGCAATGCCAACGCCATGGAATAG
- the HK3 gene encoding hexokinase-3 isoform X2 → MEEMKNVGTVEGDQGRMCINMEWGAFGDNGCLDHIFTHFDRVVDETTINPGKQRFEKLISGMYLGEIVRQILLVMTEKQLLFQGKPSPKLQTKDIFQTKFLSTIELNGLALRQIRAILTELELDASFEDSVLMREVCQAVSLRAAQLCAAGLAAVVEKMRENRGLEQLSVTVGVDGTLYKLHPCFSQNLQKTLKDLAPNCNVSFLLSEDGSGKGAALVAAVASRNANAME, encoded by the exons ATGGAGGAGATGAAGAACGTGGGCACTGTGGAGGGGGACCAGGGCCGCATGTGCATCAACATGGAGTGGGGGGCCTTTGGGGACAACGGCTGCCTAGACCACATCTTCACCCACTTCGACAGGGTGGTGGACGAAACCACCATCAACCCAGGCAAGCAGAG GTTTGAGAAGCTCATCAGTGGCATGTACCTGGGCGAGATCGTGCGTCAGATCCTGTTGGTAATGACAGAGAAACAGCTCTTGTTCCAAGGCAAACCCTCCCCCAAGCTCCAGACCAAGGACATCTTCCAGACCAAGTTCCTCTCTACCATCGAGCT CAACGGGCTGGCCCTGCGGCAGATACGGGCCATCCTGACCGAACTGGAGCTCGATGCCAGCTTTGAGGACAGCGTGCTGATGCGGGAGGTGTGCCAGGCCGTGTCCCTGCGggcagcccagctctgtgctgctggcttggctgcTGTGGTGGAGAAGATGCGGGAGAATCGGGGCCTGGAACAGCTGTCTGTCACTGTTGGGGTGGATGGCACCTTGTACAAGCTGCACCCATG CTTCTCCCAAAACCTCCAGAAGACACTGAAGGACCTGGCGCCCAACTGCAACGTGTCCTTCCTGCTATCAGAGGATGGCTCGGGGAAAGGGGCCGCGCTTGTGGCAGCTGTGGCCAGTCGCAATGCCAACGCCATGGAATAG
- the UNC5A gene encoding netrin receptor UNC5A isoform X2 has protein sequence MGARPPRRRAPPAAAAAAAAAAPGPLGALLAAALLAAAGAQQSATVANPASGASSDLLPHFQLEPEDVYIVKNKAVSLACRATPATQIYFKCNGEWVHQGDHVTQHSTDRSTGLPVMEVRIEVTRQQVEKIFGLEEYWCQCVAWSSSGTTKSQKAFVRIAYLRKNFEQEPTAREVSIEQGIVLPCRPPEGIPPAEVEWLRNEELVDPALDANVYVTPEHSLVLRQARLADTANYTCVAKNIVARRRSASAAITVYVDGAWSEWSKWSECGAECTHWRSRECSEPAPRNGGRDCHGPELDTRNCTSELCSHAASGAEDVALYVGLVAVAVCLVLLLLVGVLVYCRKKGGLDADVADSSILTAGFQPVSIKPSKADNPSLLTIQPDLSTTTMTYQGSLCPRQDGPAKLQLPNGHLLSPLGAGRHTLHHSSPAAEGADFVARLSTQSYFRSLPRGTNNMAYGTFNFLGGRLMIPNTGISLLIPPDAIPRGKIYEVYLTLHKQEEVRLPLAGCQTLLSPIVSCGPPGVLLTRPAILTMGHCVEASAENWSIRLKKQSCEGTWEDVLQLGAEPCTELYYCQLEAQACYVFTEQLGRFALVGESLSMAASKRLKLVLFAPAACPSLEYNIRVYCLSDTQDVLKEVIQLEKQLGGQLIGAPRVLHFKDSYHNLRLSIHDMPSSLWKSKLLASYQEIPFYHIWSGLQPFLHCTFTLERLSTSTCELACKIWVWQVEGDGQSFTVNFNIAKDTRFSDWLVPDEVGTPALVGPSAFKIPFLIRQKIISSLDPPGTRGADWRTLAQKLNLDSHLSFFASKASPTAMILNLWEARHFPNGNLSQLAAAVAEVGKQDGALFSEAEC, from the exons ATGGGTgcgcggccgccccgccgccgggccccccccgccgccgccgccgccgctgccgccgccgcgccggggccgctcggTGCCCTGCTCGCCGCTGCCCTGCTCGCCGCCGCCG GTGCTCAGCAAAGCGCGACTGTTGCCAACCCGGCATCTGGTGCATCCTCGGACCTGCTGCCGCACTTCCAGCTGGAGCCGGAGGATGTCTACATTGTGAAGAACAAGGCAGTGAGCCTGGCCTGCCgtgccacccctgccacccAGATCTACTTCAAGTGCAATGGCGAGTGGGTGCACCAAGGTGACCACGTTACGCAGCACAGCACCGACCGCAGCACTG GGCTGCCAGTGATGGAAGTGCGCATCGAGGTCACCCGCCAGCAAGTGGAGAAGATCTTTGGGCTGGAGGAGTACTGGTGCCAGTGCGTGGCCTGGAGCTCCTCCGGCACCACCAAGAGCCAGAAGGCCTTCGTGCGCATCGCCT ATCTGCGGAAGAACTTCGAGCAGGAGCCGACAGCCAGGGAGGTCTCCATTGAGCAGGGCATCGTGCTGCCATGCCGCCCTCCCGAGGGCATCCCCCCCGCCGAG GTGGAGTGGCTGCGCAATGAGGAGCTGGTGGACCCGGCACTGGATGCCAACGTCTATGTGACACCAGAGCACAGCCTGGTGCTGCGCCAGGCCCGCCTGGCTGACACGGCCAACTACACCTGCGTGGCTAAAAACATCGTGGCCCGTCGCCGCAGCGCCTCTGCTGCCATCACTGTGTACG tggATGGTGCGTGGTCGGAGTGGAGCAAATGGTCGGAGTGCGGGGCCGAATGCACCCACTGGCGCAGCCGCGAGTGCTCGGAGCCAGCGCCACGCAACGGAGGCCGGGATTGTCATGGCCCCGAGCTGGACACCCGCAACTGCACCTCGGAGCTCTGCAGCCACG ccgCCTCCGGTGCAGAAGACGTAGCACTGTACGTGGGGCTGGTGGCCGTGGCCGtgtgcctggtgctgctgctgctggtgggggTGCTGGTGTACTGCCGCAAGAAGGGGGGCCTGGACGCTGATGTGGCCGATTCCTCCATCCTCACCGCCGGCTTCCAGCCCGTCAGCATCAAACCCAGCAAGGCTG ACAACCCCAGCCTGCTCACCATCCAGCCAGACCTCAGCACCACCACCATGACCTACCAGGGCTCGCTCTGCCCGCGCCAGGACGGCCCTGCCAAGCTCCAGCTGCCCAATGGGCACCTGCTGAGCCCGCTGGGTGCTGGACGGCACACGCTGCACCACAGCTCGCCCGCCGCCGAGGGTGCTGACTTCGTGGCCCGGCTCTCCACACAGAGCTACTTTCGCTCCCTGCCCCGTGGCACCAACAACATGGCCTACGGCACCTTCAACTTCTTGGGGGGCCGGCTCATGATCCCAAACACAG GGATCAGTCTGCTCATCCCACCCGATGCCATCCCACGGGGGAAGATATATGAGGTCTACCTGACCCTGCACAAGCAGGAGGAGGTGAG GCTGCCCCTGGCTGGCTGCCAGACGCTGCTGAGCCCCATCGTCAGCTGTGGCCCCCCTGGCGTTCTCCTCACCCGCCCCGCCATCCTGACCATGGGGCACTGCGTGGAAGCCAGCGCTGAGAACTGGAGCATCCGGCTGAAGAAGCAGTCGTGTGAGGGCACGTGGGAG GACGTGCTGCAGCTGGGCGCTGAGCCGTGCACGGAGCTGTACTACTGCCAGCTGGAAGCGCAGGCTTGCTACGTgttcacagagcagctggggcgCTTTGCCCTGGTTGGGGAGTCCCTCAGCATGGCGGCCTCCAAGCGCCTCAAGCTGGTCCTGTTCGCGCCGGCCGCCTGCCCCTCGCTCGAGTACAACATCCGAGTCTACTGCCTCAGTGACACCCAGGACGTCCTCAAG GAGGTGATCcagctggagaagcagctgggAGGGCAGCTGATCGGAGCCCCCCGGGTGCTGCACTTCAAGGACAGCTACCACAACCTGCGCCTCTCCATCCACGATATGCCCAGCTCCCTCTGGAAGAGCAAGCTCCTCGCCAGCTACCAG GAGATACCCTTCTATCACATCTGGAGCGGGCTGCAGCCCTTCCTGCACTGCACCTTCACCCTGGAGCGCCTGAGCACCAGCACCTGTGAGCTGGCCTGCAAGATCTGGGTCTGGCAGGTGGAGGGAGACGGGCAGAGCTTCACCGTCAACTTCAACATCGCCAAG GACACAAGGTTTTCAGACTGGCTGGTCCCCGACGAGGTGGGCACCCCAGCTCTGGTGGGCCCCAGTGCCTTCAAGATCCCCTTCCTCATCCGCCAAAAGATCATCAGCAGCCTGGACCCGCCAGGCACACGGGGAGCCGACTGGAGGACACTGGCACAAAAACTCAACCTTGACAG CCATCTCAGCTTCTTCGCCTCGAAGGCCAGCCCCACAGCCATGATCCTCAACTTGTGGGAAGCGCGACACTTCCCCAATGGCAACCTCTCCCAGCTGGCTGCCGCCGTGGCTGAGGTCGGCAAGCAGGACGGTGCCCTCTTCTCCGAGGCTGAGTGCTGA
- the UNC5A gene encoding netrin receptor UNC5A isoform X1, translating to MGARPPRRRAPPAAAAAAAAAAPGPLGALLAAALLAAAGAQQSATVANPASGASSDLLPHFQLEPEDVYIVKNKAVSLACRATPATQIYFKCNGEWVHQGDHVTQHSTDRSTGLPVMEVRIEVTRQQVEKIFGLEEYWCQCVAWSSSGTTKSQKAFVRIAYLRKNFEQEPTAREVSIEQGIVLPCRPPEGIPPAEVEWLRNEELVDPALDANVYVTPEHSLVLRQARLADTANYTCVAKNIVARRRSASAAITVYVNGGWSTWTQWSGCSTSCGRGWQKRSRTCTNPTPLNGGAFCEGQNVQKTACTTLCPVDGAWSEWSKWSECGAECTHWRSRECSEPAPRNGGRDCHGPELDTRNCTSELCSHAASGAEDVALYVGLVAVAVCLVLLLLVGVLVYCRKKGGLDADVADSSILTAGFQPVSIKPSKADNPSLLTIQPDLSTTTMTYQGSLCPRQDGPAKLQLPNGHLLSPLGAGRHTLHHSSPAAEGADFVARLSTQSYFRSLPRGTNNMAYGTFNFLGGRLMIPNTGISLLIPPDAIPRGKIYEVYLTLHKQEEVRLPLAGCQTLLSPIVSCGPPGVLLTRPAILTMGHCVEASAENWSIRLKKQSCEGTWEDVLQLGAEPCTELYYCQLEAQACYVFTEQLGRFALVGESLSMAASKRLKLVLFAPAACPSLEYNIRVYCLSDTQDVLKEVIQLEKQLGGQLIGAPRVLHFKDSYHNLRLSIHDMPSSLWKSKLLASYQEIPFYHIWSGLQPFLHCTFTLERLSTSTCELACKIWVWQVEGDGQSFTVNFNIAKDTRFSDWLVPDEVGTPALVGPSAFKIPFLIRQKIISSLDPPGTRGADWRTLAQKLNLDSHLSFFASKASPTAMILNLWEARHFPNGNLSQLAAAVAEVGKQDGALFSEAEC from the exons ATGGGTgcgcggccgccccgccgccgggccccccccgccgccgccgccgccgctgccgccgccgcgccggggccgctcggTGCCCTGCTCGCCGCTGCCCTGCTCGCCGCCGCCG GTGCTCAGCAAAGCGCGACTGTTGCCAACCCGGCATCTGGTGCATCCTCGGACCTGCTGCCGCACTTCCAGCTGGAGCCGGAGGATGTCTACATTGTGAAGAACAAGGCAGTGAGCCTGGCCTGCCgtgccacccctgccacccAGATCTACTTCAAGTGCAATGGCGAGTGGGTGCACCAAGGTGACCACGTTACGCAGCACAGCACCGACCGCAGCACTG GGCTGCCAGTGATGGAAGTGCGCATCGAGGTCACCCGCCAGCAAGTGGAGAAGATCTTTGGGCTGGAGGAGTACTGGTGCCAGTGCGTGGCCTGGAGCTCCTCCGGCACCACCAAGAGCCAGAAGGCCTTCGTGCGCATCGCCT ATCTGCGGAAGAACTTCGAGCAGGAGCCGACAGCCAGGGAGGTCTCCATTGAGCAGGGCATCGTGCTGCCATGCCGCCCTCCCGAGGGCATCCCCCCCGCCGAG GTGGAGTGGCTGCGCAATGAGGAGCTGGTGGACCCGGCACTGGATGCCAACGTCTATGTGACACCAGAGCACAGCCTGGTGCTGCGCCAGGCCCGCCTGGCTGACACGGCCAACTACACCTGCGTGGCTAAAAACATCGTGGCCCGTCGCCGCAGCGCCTCTGCTGCCATCACTGTGTACG TGAACGGCGGCTGGTCAACGTGGACACAGTGGTCaggctgcagcaccagctgtgGAAGGGGCTGGCAGAAGCGGAGCCGGACATGCACCAACCCCACACCCCTCAATGGGGGTGCTTTCTGTGAGGGCCAAAATGTTCAGAAAACCGCCTGCACCACCCTCTGCCCAG tggATGGTGCGTGGTCGGAGTGGAGCAAATGGTCGGAGTGCGGGGCCGAATGCACCCACTGGCGCAGCCGCGAGTGCTCGGAGCCAGCGCCACGCAACGGAGGCCGGGATTGTCATGGCCCCGAGCTGGACACCCGCAACTGCACCTCGGAGCTCTGCAGCCACG ccgCCTCCGGTGCAGAAGACGTAGCACTGTACGTGGGGCTGGTGGCCGTGGCCGtgtgcctggtgctgctgctgctggtgggggTGCTGGTGTACTGCCGCAAGAAGGGGGGCCTGGACGCTGATGTGGCCGATTCCTCCATCCTCACCGCCGGCTTCCAGCCCGTCAGCATCAAACCCAGCAAGGCTG ACAACCCCAGCCTGCTCACCATCCAGCCAGACCTCAGCACCACCACCATGACCTACCAGGGCTCGCTCTGCCCGCGCCAGGACGGCCCTGCCAAGCTCCAGCTGCCCAATGGGCACCTGCTGAGCCCGCTGGGTGCTGGACGGCACACGCTGCACCACAGCTCGCCCGCCGCCGAGGGTGCTGACTTCGTGGCCCGGCTCTCCACACAGAGCTACTTTCGCTCCCTGCCCCGTGGCACCAACAACATGGCCTACGGCACCTTCAACTTCTTGGGGGGCCGGCTCATGATCCCAAACACAG GGATCAGTCTGCTCATCCCACCCGATGCCATCCCACGGGGGAAGATATATGAGGTCTACCTGACCCTGCACAAGCAGGAGGAGGTGAG GCTGCCCCTGGCTGGCTGCCAGACGCTGCTGAGCCCCATCGTCAGCTGTGGCCCCCCTGGCGTTCTCCTCACCCGCCCCGCCATCCTGACCATGGGGCACTGCGTGGAAGCCAGCGCTGAGAACTGGAGCATCCGGCTGAAGAAGCAGTCGTGTGAGGGCACGTGGGAG GACGTGCTGCAGCTGGGCGCTGAGCCGTGCACGGAGCTGTACTACTGCCAGCTGGAAGCGCAGGCTTGCTACGTgttcacagagcagctggggcgCTTTGCCCTGGTTGGGGAGTCCCTCAGCATGGCGGCCTCCAAGCGCCTCAAGCTGGTCCTGTTCGCGCCGGCCGCCTGCCCCTCGCTCGAGTACAACATCCGAGTCTACTGCCTCAGTGACACCCAGGACGTCCTCAAG GAGGTGATCcagctggagaagcagctgggAGGGCAGCTGATCGGAGCCCCCCGGGTGCTGCACTTCAAGGACAGCTACCACAACCTGCGCCTCTCCATCCACGATATGCCCAGCTCCCTCTGGAAGAGCAAGCTCCTCGCCAGCTACCAG GAGATACCCTTCTATCACATCTGGAGCGGGCTGCAGCCCTTCCTGCACTGCACCTTCACCCTGGAGCGCCTGAGCACCAGCACCTGTGAGCTGGCCTGCAAGATCTGGGTCTGGCAGGTGGAGGGAGACGGGCAGAGCTTCACCGTCAACTTCAACATCGCCAAG GACACAAGGTTTTCAGACTGGCTGGTCCCCGACGAGGTGGGCACCCCAGCTCTGGTGGGCCCCAGTGCCTTCAAGATCCCCTTCCTCATCCGCCAAAAGATCATCAGCAGCCTGGACCCGCCAGGCACACGGGGAGCCGACTGGAGGACACTGGCACAAAAACTCAACCTTGACAG CCATCTCAGCTTCTTCGCCTCGAAGGCCAGCCCCACAGCCATGATCCTCAACTTGTGGGAAGCGCGACACTTCCCCAATGGCAACCTCTCCCAGCTGGCTGCCGCCGTGGCTGAGGTCGGCAAGCAGGACGGTGCCCTCTTCTCCGAGGCTGAGTGCTGA